In one Magallana gigas chromosome 9, xbMagGiga1.1, whole genome shotgun sequence genomic region, the following are encoded:
- the LOC105347605 gene encoding serine protease inhibitor dipetalogastin, whose protein sequence is MLFLKYVNLCVLFMTSLGTTNSQDFQTVGPLCLYTCTGNHCPHGYLPVGCPRCQCAPDPCVLTQCPTGFSCSSIPTDCGYPRCPHKAICRQNVTLGEQPCGCLSDFSPVCGADGKTYPNDCVRYCLRVMKAYDGSCHCKCFRHYDPVCGADGQTYTSKCTLQCRDKVMKTDHACPCRCPLTEDTVCGVDGQNYINPCVLNCAGVTMRQRGSCECLMMCNSVPRPVCGSDSVTYRNDCYRHCAGVKLAIRGSCTQLKRAQKGGTQPRLNRQR, encoded by the exons ATGCT GTTCTTAAAATACGTCAATCTTTGTGTATTGTTTATGACATCATTAGGAACAACCAATTCCCAAG ATTTCCAGACAGTAGGACCACTCTGTTTGTACACCTGTACAGGTAATCATTGTCCTCACGGATACTTACCTGTAGGATGCCCCAGGTGTCAGTGTGCTCCCGATCCTTGCGTG TTAACGCAATGTCCGACTGGATTCAGTTGTTCCTCCATTCCAACTGACTGTGGCTACCCCAGATGCCCCCACAAGGCGATTTGCCGACAGAATGTAACCTTAGGAG aaCAACCTTGTGGATGTCTATCGGATTTTTCGCCGGTGTGTGGCGCTGATGGAAAAACCTACCCCAATGATTGTGTGAGATATTGTCT TCGTGTAATGAAGGCTTATGACGGATCGTGCCACTGCAAATGTTTCCGCCATTATGACCCAGTTTGTGGAGCAGACGGACAAACCTACACAAGCAAGTGCACTCTGCAGTGTAG GGATAAGGTGATGAAGACCGATCACGCGTGTCCCTGCAGGTGCCCGCTAACCGAGGACACGGTATGCGGTGTGGACGGACAGAATTACATCAACCCGTGTGTCCTGAATTGCGC TGGGGTCACGATGAGGCAGAGGGGGTCATGCGAGTGTTTGATGATGTGTAACAGCGTCCCCCGGCCGGTGTGTGGGAGTGACTCGGTCACCTACAGAAACGATTGCTACAGACATTGCGC CGGAGTAAAGCTTGCTATTCGAGGTTCCTGTACTCAACTGAAAAGAGCGCAAAAAGGAGGAACACAGCCTAGATTGAACCGTCAGCGATAA